A stretch of the Arthrobacter sp. PAMC 25486 genome encodes the following:
- a CDS encoding phage portal protein has translation MALTPEQAVRIANRLASELSQRRPEAKQLKDFFLGEQPLAYATKEWAESHGSRYKGFSDNWCGVVASSSSERLGVIGFKLPGSEGAESSDIEKKIWDQWLLNEQDSLSSQGFLDAGIARRSFCHVWGDGEGDAIINWRTASEAIVEYDAETGRKRVYGLNTWVDREQGFEFATLYTADEVWKLRKSMIGGSTSLILPAKVLLALGGWDLVPGDERYGANHLGMVPIVEFLNRPVLGEGPLSDIAGVVSMQNAINLLWAYLFNAADHASMPARVVMGQSPPSIPILDDKGVKIGERPIDSKALTEGRMLWLTGQATTVSQWDAAKLDVFTAVIEQAVGHIAAQTRTPPHYLVSNKGLSNLSGDALKAAETGLVQKVYQAQEFFEPRLRDVFELMAIQIGEDDAAKAARLGQVRWKDAENRSDAQTSDAMAKDKQAGYPFEFLLEKRGHSPTEITRIMAMHRIELENDPLLVAQRTMQEAV, from the coding sequence ATGGCATTGACTCCTGAACAGGCCGTGCGGATTGCAAACAGGCTGGCCTCCGAACTTTCGCAGCGTAGGCCTGAGGCGAAGCAGCTGAAGGACTTCTTCCTTGGCGAGCAGCCTTTGGCGTACGCGACGAAGGAATGGGCTGAGTCTCATGGTTCCCGGTACAAAGGGTTTTCGGACAACTGGTGCGGCGTCGTCGCATCATCGTCGTCTGAGCGTCTCGGGGTTATCGGGTTCAAGCTGCCTGGCAGTGAAGGTGCTGAGTCTTCGGATATTGAAAAGAAGATCTGGGATCAGTGGCTACTCAACGAGCAGGACTCGCTTTCCTCCCAAGGTTTTCTTGATGCTGGGATTGCTCGCCGTTCGTTCTGCCATGTGTGGGGAGACGGCGAGGGCGACGCGATTATCAACTGGCGCACCGCGTCGGAGGCGATTGTTGAGTACGACGCCGAGACTGGCCGTAAACGCGTCTATGGGCTGAATACGTGGGTTGACCGTGAGCAGGGTTTCGAGTTCGCGACCTTGTACACGGCCGATGAGGTGTGGAAGCTCCGTAAAAGCATGATTGGCGGGTCTACCTCGCTGATTCTTCCGGCGAAGGTTCTTCTGGCGCTTGGCGGCTGGGATTTGGTCCCTGGCGATGAGCGCTACGGTGCGAATCATCTTGGCATGGTCCCGATTGTTGAGTTCCTGAACCGCCCTGTGTTGGGTGAGGGGCCGCTGTCGGACATTGCTGGCGTCGTGTCGATGCAGAACGCCATCAACCTGTTGTGGGCGTACCTGTTCAATGCTGCTGACCATGCGTCGATGCCGGCGCGTGTGGTGATGGGCCAGTCACCGCCGTCAATCCCGATCCTTGACGACAAGGGCGTGAAGATCGGCGAAAGGCCGATTGACTCGAAGGCGCTGACCGAGGGCCGCATGCTGTGGCTCACCGGCCAAGCAACAACTGTCAGCCAGTGGGATGCGGCGAAGTTGGATGTGTTCACGGCCGTCATCGAGCAGGCTGTGGGGCATATTGCGGCACAGACCCGCACGCCACCGCATTACCTTGTGTCAAACAAGGGCCTGTCCAACCTTTCTGGCGATGCCTTGAAAGCTGCTGAGACTGGGCTTGTGCAGAAGGTCTATCAGGCGCAGGAGTTCTTTGAACCTCGCTTGCGGGACGTGTTTGAGCTGATGGCCATCCAGATTGGTGAGGATGATGCGGCGAAGGCTGCACGTCTTGGCCAGGTGCGGTGGAAGGACGCGGAGAACCGTTCGGACGCGCAGACTTCCGACGCGATGGCGAAGGACAAGCAAGCCGGTTACCCGTTCGAGTTCCTGTTGGAGAAGCGCGGTCACAGTCCTACTGAGATCACGCGGATCATGGCGATGCACCGGATAGAACTTGAAAATGATCCGTTGCTGGTGGCTCAGAGGACGATGCAAGAGGCGGTCTGA
- a CDS encoding tape measure protein translates to MSASERTLSVRLDLMIGDYKAKAGQAAQATTQIGDAGEKAGSRTGAAMGSATKAVGALTAAALVGGVALLKNAMKTGIAYNQLEQTARISYKTILGSTEAAAEMMEKVAAFAKTSPFPRQAFISGTQQLLSFGMQAEKVIPTLSAIQDAVAASGGGAQDIDEIVQILAKITSTGKITAVSLNQLGLRGVDAAKLIGEGMGQTGNEIREAITDGALDAGEAVDVLVAQMSKSFAGAAAGVKDTWVGSVDRIKGAWRDISSIIAEPFVHKAGGGLALDWANSLADALRAAEGKTGPLVAVMMDRLKPAFDQVLPAIGRVKDGINSWDVSAVDGQLDSLAKNGPVLGAITAAFVAMGTQIPILQKLGLAMNPLVAGIVALIALSPELRGAFGDFIGALSPLLPVAKQTGQALIDTATAVLVTLAPALRDLLLAVAPVAVQLGEALGPAAVVVAQALVPVAQVVADVASAISKMPTPVMAAVLAFAAVVALRGPIGAALGSMGTAFGVMRAQMATSRAIAVETGGAISVMSATTAAATAGVTGLGTALKVAFLTNPIGLVITGVGLALGGLAMYQSGAAEKAQEHKTAVQQLTDALKESNGVMDENVQKVLNQQLADEKGTRSKENALALFQQLGISQKDMNTAILEGGPALDILRDKLTAIAENDTVRSYGGSGTYGGIAKKAHDARDALDKYSGASTEAVRTAKDLAWANKGTKSAIEGETAALEANIAKKQEAAGTTLSQSQAELRYAETKKRSAEQIQETTDMWNYEADTLNIHTEAQQNNAGALLETATSAQQVIDAQKRNNVSGEELRKTVDGLRDDFVQQAIASGVAEHQANVLANAYGLIPTDVVTDIQIENAAAEQALNDLAKQIQETPDKTITIDVPDSPAIVEAMKLLGYEIEHLPNGQIKVTETGAVEAGDKIDGIASKKRTAEILAEANTNVAESWLNDLTRPRYASIIVSENRISTGQGGAGGLTGNYAGGRLPKHSGGGRLPRSGPGTNKVDGILGLGTDGIPTSWVDKGEWVINGRSSERYDSELAAINAGTFPQGVSMAHASVPQAAPSGPSTQSGGGGGVNIDMTGAQFTSLDPSSLKREVVDEISYRLGEQGVRLGS, encoded by the coding sequence ATGTCTGCCAGCGAGAGGACACTATCGGTTCGGCTTGATCTGATGATCGGCGACTATAAGGCGAAGGCTGGGCAGGCCGCTCAGGCAACAACTCAGATTGGCGACGCCGGGGAAAAAGCTGGCTCTCGAACTGGTGCCGCGATGGGGTCAGCGACCAAGGCAGTCGGTGCACTGACAGCAGCCGCTCTCGTTGGTGGCGTGGCTCTGCTGAAGAATGCCATGAAGACTGGCATCGCTTACAACCAGTTGGAACAGACTGCCCGGATCAGTTACAAAACTATCCTGGGTTCGACTGAGGCTGCGGCCGAAATGATGGAAAAGGTTGCCGCGTTTGCGAAGACCTCACCTTTCCCGCGCCAGGCTTTTATCTCCGGTACTCAGCAGCTGCTCTCCTTCGGCATGCAGGCGGAGAAGGTCATCCCAACCCTGTCAGCAATTCAGGATGCGGTGGCCGCCTCCGGTGGCGGCGCCCAGGACATTGACGAGATCGTGCAGATCCTTGCCAAGATCACTTCTACTGGCAAGATCACGGCCGTTTCGCTGAACCAGCTCGGCCTACGCGGCGTTGACGCTGCAAAGCTCATCGGCGAAGGCATGGGCCAGACCGGAAACGAGATCCGCGAGGCCATCACTGATGGTGCGCTGGACGCTGGCGAAGCTGTTGATGTTCTGGTTGCTCAGATGTCGAAATCCTTTGCTGGTGCAGCTGCTGGCGTGAAAGATACCTGGGTTGGGTCTGTTGACCGCATCAAGGGTGCTTGGCGAGATATTTCCAGCATCATTGCTGAGCCGTTTGTTCACAAGGCTGGTGGCGGTCTCGCACTGGACTGGGCCAACTCACTGGCTGATGCTTTGCGCGCCGCCGAGGGTAAGACTGGGCCGCTGGTTGCTGTCATGATGGACCGCCTCAAGCCTGCCTTTGATCAGGTACTGCCTGCCATTGGACGAGTGAAGGACGGCATCAACTCGTGGGATGTTTCCGCCGTTGATGGGCAGCTGGATAGCCTCGCGAAGAACGGGCCCGTGCTGGGTGCAATCACGGCGGCATTTGTTGCCATGGGTACCCAAATCCCGATCCTGCAGAAACTTGGCTTGGCCATGAATCCGCTGGTGGCTGGAATTGTGGCTCTGATTGCTTTGTCCCCTGAATTGCGGGGGGCGTTTGGCGATTTCATTGGCGCTCTTTCCCCGTTGCTGCCGGTGGCAAAGCAGACGGGACAGGCGCTCATTGACACTGCCACGGCCGTGCTGGTTACGCTGGCTCCTGCACTGCGGGATCTGCTGTTGGCCGTCGCTCCGGTGGCTGTCCAGCTGGGTGAAGCTCTAGGGCCGGCTGCTGTCGTAGTGGCTCAGGCGCTTGTGCCGGTGGCGCAGGTTGTTGCTGATGTGGCGTCTGCGATCTCCAAAATGCCCACCCCTGTCATGGCCGCTGTCTTGGCGTTCGCCGCTGTGGTGGCCTTGCGTGGACCGATTGGGGCCGCACTGGGTTCGATGGGCACAGCGTTTGGTGTCATGCGGGCCCAGATGGCTACTTCACGTGCGATTGCTGTTGAGACTGGCGGAGCTATCTCGGTCATGTCAGCCACAACGGCAGCAGCAACTGCTGGGGTGACCGGGCTTGGAACAGCACTGAAGGTCGCGTTCCTGACTAACCCCATCGGGCTAGTCATCACTGGTGTTGGGCTGGCTCTTGGCGGGCTGGCTATGTACCAGTCCGGTGCTGCCGAGAAGGCGCAGGAGCACAAGACCGCTGTGCAACAGCTGACGGATGCGCTCAAGGAATCCAACGGCGTCATGGATGAGAACGTGCAGAAGGTTCTCAACCAGCAACTGGCAGACGAAAAGGGCACGCGATCTAAGGAAAACGCGCTTGCTTTGTTCCAGCAGCTGGGGATCTCTCAAAAGGATATGAACACCGCCATACTCGAGGGCGGTCCGGCGCTGGATATCTTGCGGGACAAGCTCACGGCAATTGCTGAGAACGACACGGTTCGCAGCTACGGAGGGTCAGGAACTTACGGCGGAATAGCCAAGAAAGCCCACGACGCACGGGACGCTCTGGATAAGTACTCAGGCGCATCCACTGAAGCTGTCCGAACTGCAAAGGATCTTGCGTGGGCGAACAAGGGAACTAAATCTGCGATTGAGGGTGAGACGGCTGCGCTCGAGGCGAACATTGCTAAGAAGCAGGAAGCGGCCGGGACCACCCTGTCCCAGTCTCAAGCTGAGCTGCGCTACGCGGAAACCAAGAAGCGGTCCGCGGAGCAGATCCAAGAGACCACGGACATGTGGAACTACGAAGCTGACACGCTGAACATCCACACGGAGGCGCAACAGAATAATGCTGGCGCTTTGCTGGAAACGGCAACGAGTGCTCAGCAGGTCATTGACGCGCAGAAACGAAACAATGTTTCTGGCGAGGAACTGCGGAAAACTGTTGACGGTTTGCGTGATGACTTTGTTCAGCAAGCCATTGCATCCGGTGTCGCTGAACACCAAGCGAATGTCCTGGCTAACGCGTATGGGCTCATTCCGACCGATGTTGTCACTGATATTCAGATCGAGAACGCGGCGGCTGAACAGGCTCTCAACGATTTGGCGAAGCAGATTCAGGAGACGCCGGATAAGACGATCACGATTGATGTACCTGATTCGCCCGCCATTGTGGAGGCGATGAAGCTTCTCGGATACGAGATCGAGCACCTACCGAATGGGCAGATCAAGGTCACTGAAACTGGTGCTGTTGAGGCTGGCGACAAGATCGATGGGATCGCCAGCAAGAAGCGAACGGCGGAGATCCTTGCCGAGGCCAATACGAACGTTGCGGAATCCTGGCTGAATGATCTGACTCGTCCACGGTATGCGTCGATCATCGTTTCTGAGAACCGCATCAGCACTGGGCAGGGCGGCGCTGGTGGCCTGACTGGCAACTACGCAGGTGGACGCTTGCCGAAGCACTCGGGCGGCGGACGCTTGCCGCGGTCTGGCCCGGGGACCAACAAGGTTGATGGGATCTTGGGTCTCGGCACTGATGGCATCCCCACCTCGTGGGTGGACAAGGGTGAATGGGTCATCAACGGCCGATCTTCGGAACGGTACGACAGTGAGCTTGCGGCGATCAATGCTGGGACGTTCCCGCAGGGGGTGAGTATGGCGCACGCTTCCGTACCGCAGGCTGCGCCGTCTGGACCATCTACACAATCAGGTGGTGGTGGCGGCGTCAATATTGACATGACCGGCGCGCAGTTCACGTCCCTTGACCCATCCAGCCTCAAACGTGAAGTAGTCGATGAGATCTCGTACAGGCTGGGAGAGCAGGGGGTGCGTCTTGGTAGCTGA
- a CDS encoding DUF5309 family protein, which translates to MAGITGMGTTFELPNYTGELFQVTPNETPILSVIGGLTGGESVSSTQVEWQEYDLRTPAARQKKEGQDAPAGEGRKRSNVTNVLQIHQEAVSVSYTKQAATGQKAGLNTSATNPVQDELGWQLTQELKQTARDVEWSFLNGTYQLPTDNTKERRTRGLLQAITTNKKAAAGELLSLELFGDLCQMAYDNGGLAEGDTATIIVNSTQKRALSWIFSKGGTQNQPDSRNYFGVNLQTIETDFGKLNIMLHRDMPADSLVVASLEQLAPAFLAIPGKGHFFAEPLAKTGASEKVQVYGEIGLKYGNERTHAKLTGLATDLGPLFTPPVTPPVGG; encoded by the coding sequence TTGGCTGGAATTACCGGTATGGGCACAACCTTTGAACTGCCCAACTACACGGGTGAGCTGTTTCAGGTCACCCCGAACGAGACCCCCATCCTGTCCGTCATTGGCGGGCTGACTGGCGGCGAGTCCGTCAGCTCCACGCAGGTGGAATGGCAGGAGTACGACCTTCGCACGCCGGCTGCCCGGCAGAAGAAGGAAGGCCAGGATGCGCCCGCGGGTGAGGGGCGCAAGCGCTCCAACGTCACCAACGTTCTGCAGATCCATCAGGAAGCTGTTTCCGTGTCCTACACGAAGCAGGCCGCGACTGGGCAGAAGGCCGGGCTGAACACCAGCGCCACCAACCCGGTGCAGGATGAGCTTGGATGGCAGCTGACGCAGGAGCTGAAGCAGACTGCCCGCGACGTGGAGTGGTCGTTCCTGAACGGCACCTACCAGCTGCCCACGGACAACACCAAGGAGCGCCGCACCCGCGGCCTGCTGCAGGCCATCACCACGAACAAGAAGGCCGCTGCCGGTGAGCTGCTTTCGCTGGAACTGTTCGGCGACCTGTGCCAGATGGCCTACGACAACGGCGGACTGGCCGAGGGTGACACGGCGACCATCATCGTCAACTCAACCCAGAAGCGCGCCCTGTCGTGGATCTTCTCCAAGGGCGGCACGCAAAACCAGCCGGATTCACGGAACTACTTCGGCGTGAACTTGCAGACCATCGAGACGGACTTCGGGAAGCTGAACATCATGCTTCACCGTGACATGCCCGCCGACAGCCTCGTGGTTGCCTCGCTTGAGCAGCTGGCCCCCGCATTCCTGGCGATCCCGGGCAAGGGCCACTTCTTCGCGGAGCCGCTGGCGAAGACCGGCGCATCCGAGAAGGTGCAGGTCTACGGTGAGATCGGCCTGAAGTACGGCAATGAGCGCACCCACGCCAAGCTCACGGGCTTGGCCACGGATCTGGGCCCGCTGTTCACCCCGCCCGTTACGCCCCCCGTAGGCGGCTAG
- a CDS encoding SGNH/GDSL hydrolase family protein, whose product MSTVSGNIRDVGGISMVGKQVQLVFTLNRPNLVAAGYAAGRVLPTEPVKVKPDALGEWTTVLNDTDVMFDDAWYSLQIEWINGEYGPVDFPDWRIAVPAGGGMLQDLVLGPGGVGPGGGGSNQNLVWVSLTAPKNPKPFQLWLHQNPDDLKDPRNTSILYRWEKKHMGGVWKRLADLTGAPGDAAAMGKFAAIEAALAKAVYDGDDRLLTHVDQGEGWATPFVIENNRVAGGIRTDGTAEFFKMRAPVTRSDRKRVVCIGDSLVAGGSLGVLWPAGQSFPAKLAGALPDVAVFNRGISGAPVDEILIRLGAKPLLLTGTIPAIGRELMTTSQEIGWYAGRSFIQSGTLAGVPGDLWRSEAEGLSFKRSDTGTAIAIKNEPFLSSTSDHFSDTAIIFMGRNDVTANIKGMSATVADHVVDAFVQMVEFLTPNVRQFIVVGTTTRTDEETGSAGHSTVVEINSRVKALYPGRFFDMQNYLRTKAMVDLGMTPTADDLAKIAAGTLPPSIMDDVTHYKPIVAPAIATKALAPLLKKKGYV is encoded by the coding sequence ATGTCTACAGTTTCGGGGAATATCCGTGATGTTGGTGGCATCTCCATGGTCGGCAAGCAGGTGCAGCTGGTGTTCACTTTGAACCGGCCGAACCTTGTTGCTGCTGGTTATGCGGCGGGACGTGTTCTGCCGACTGAGCCGGTGAAGGTTAAGCCTGATGCTCTGGGTGAGTGGACCACCGTACTGAACGATACGGATGTGATGTTCGATGACGCTTGGTACTCGCTGCAGATCGAGTGGATCAATGGCGAGTATGGTCCGGTTGATTTCCCGGATTGGCGGATCGCGGTCCCGGCCGGTGGTGGCATGCTCCAAGACTTGGTTCTCGGTCCGGGTGGCGTCGGGCCTGGTGGTGGAGGGTCGAATCAAAATCTTGTCTGGGTGTCGTTGACCGCACCGAAGAACCCCAAGCCGTTCCAGCTTTGGCTGCATCAAAACCCTGACGACCTCAAAGACCCACGCAACACCAGCATTCTTTACCGATGGGAGAAAAAGCATATGGGAGGGGTATGGAAACGACTCGCTGATTTGACCGGGGCGCCCGGTGACGCTGCAGCAATGGGCAAGTTTGCTGCCATCGAAGCTGCCCTGGCGAAGGCTGTCTACGACGGTGACGACCGGCTGCTGACACACGTGGACCAGGGCGAAGGGTGGGCAACCCCGTTCGTCATCGAGAACAACCGTGTTGCTGGAGGTATTCGCACTGACGGTACTGCGGAGTTCTTCAAGATGCGCGCACCAGTCACCCGATCAGATCGGAAGCGTGTTGTGTGCATCGGTGACTCGCTCGTTGCGGGCGGGTCCCTTGGCGTGCTGTGGCCTGCCGGGCAGTCATTCCCGGCCAAGCTGGCCGGCGCTCTCCCCGACGTGGCCGTTTTCAACCGTGGCATTAGCGGCGCCCCTGTTGATGAGATCCTCATTCGGCTGGGTGCAAAGCCGCTCTTGCTTACCGGAACAATCCCCGCCATTGGGCGCGAGCTGATGACTACCAGTCAAGAGATTGGGTGGTATGCGGGGCGGTCCTTTATCCAGTCGGGAACACTTGCCGGGGTCCCTGGTGATCTGTGGCGCAGCGAGGCTGAGGGCCTTTCGTTTAAGCGCTCCGACACGGGCACGGCCATAGCGATCAAGAATGAGCCGTTCTTGTCATCCACATCTGATCACTTCTCTGACACGGCCATTATCTTCATGGGCCGCAACGACGTGACAGCGAATATCAAGGGCATGTCCGCCACGGTTGCTGACCATGTGGTGGACGCGTTCGTGCAGATGGTGGAGTTCCTTACGCCGAACGTACGCCAGTTCATCGTGGTGGGCACGACGACCCGCACCGATGAGGAAACGGGCAGCGCCGGTCATTCCACGGTGGTGGAGATCAATAGCCGTGTCAAGGCGCTCTACCCTGGCCGGTTCTTTGACATGCAAAATTATTTGCGCACAAAAGCGATGGTGGACCTTGGCATGACTCCAACTGCTGACGACCTAGCAAAGATCGCGGCTGGCACCCTGCCACCCTCGATCATGGACGACGTCACCCACTACAAACCCATTGTCGCCCCAGCGATTGCTACGAAGGCGCTCGCGCCGCTATTGAAGAAGAAGGGGTACGTCTGA
- a CDS encoding HNH endonuclease signature motif containing protein has protein sequence MPEGRPEIPAQMKRDLLEEVGHRCAIPTCKSTEALQFAHIDQWAKVQDHTFDNIIVLCANDHFRYDNKKISRQSMLAYKRNLATLNGRYSDFEQRLLRLLTQLPTVLLEGGNVLLINTMNLEDDGLVETVQTRGNISITNALMDDQGNRMGLWSTPHPVQYSLSDRGNEFVDKWFNAQELE, from the coding sequence ATGCCTGAAGGACGCCCCGAGATACCTGCCCAGATGAAAAGAGACCTACTCGAAGAGGTCGGACACAGGTGCGCAATCCCCACCTGTAAGTCGACAGAAGCGCTTCAATTTGCACACATCGATCAATGGGCGAAAGTCCAGGATCATACGTTCGACAACATAATCGTGCTCTGTGCGAATGACCACTTCAGATACGACAACAAGAAGATCTCCCGCCAGTCAATGCTCGCCTACAAGCGAAATTTGGCGACCCTCAATGGCCGGTACTCAGATTTTGAGCAGCGGCTACTGAGGCTCCTTACTCAACTGCCGACAGTGCTTCTGGAGGGCGGGAATGTCCTGTTGATAAATACGATGAACCTCGAGGACGACGGCCTGGTGGAGACCGTCCAGACACGCGGCAACATCTCCATTACGAATGCCCTCATGGATGACCAAGGCAACCGTATGGGGCTATGGAGCACTCCACACCCCGTCCAGTATTCGCTGAGCGATAGGGGCAACGAGTTTGTTGACAAGTGGTTCAACGCTCAAGAGCTGGAGTGA
- a CDS encoding DUF6093 family protein yields MNIAGEVRAGRRLAERLMIDRFRFTRAVLGPPIRDDETGDLVYPPREIVYEGKGKVQTYEAHEVGIGSAGRLFTVQRYQIHVPVASGRFMIGDVGECTKATLDPELLGREYVVAALLHKTAATARRLQVDEVTA; encoded by the coding sequence ATGAATATCGCTGGCGAGGTGCGGGCTGGCCGGCGTCTGGCTGAACGGCTCATGATTGACCGGTTCCGGTTCACACGGGCTGTGCTTGGCCCGCCCATTCGGGATGATGAAACCGGTGATCTTGTGTATCCGCCGCGTGAAATTGTCTACGAGGGCAAGGGCAAGGTGCAGACCTATGAGGCGCACGAGGTTGGCATTGGTTCCGCTGGCCGGCTGTTCACTGTTCAGCGGTATCAGATCCATGTTCCTGTGGCGTCTGGCCGGTTCATGATCGGTGACGTTGGCGAGTGCACCAAGGCGACCCTTGACCCGGAGCTGCTTGGTCGTGAATACGTCGTGGCCGCGCTGCTGCACAAGACTGCGGCGACGGCGCGGCGGCTGCAAGTGGATGAGGTGACAGCGTGA